One Paraburkholderia sp. IMGN_8 DNA window includes the following coding sequences:
- a CDS encoding DUF4863 family protein produces MSPHDFQRLIAGVTEQLAGRPLDGTLAAWLNDTYPAGGATFRELADACRIGVAEGWLCNREGGGIRYGRIFKALPETHGFSVDVVDMKDIAGPHHIHPNGEIDLIMPLTEGATFDGHPAGWCVYGPGSAHRPTVANGEALVLYLLPQGAIEFTPA; encoded by the coding sequence ATGTCCCCACATGACTTCCAACGCCTGATTGCAGGCGTCACAGAGCAACTCGCCGGCCGGCCGCTCGACGGCACGCTGGCCGCGTGGCTGAACGACACGTATCCGGCCGGCGGCGCGACTTTTCGCGAACTCGCGGATGCCTGCCGCATCGGCGTCGCTGAAGGCTGGCTGTGCAATCGCGAAGGCGGCGGCATCCGCTACGGCCGCATCTTCAAGGCGCTGCCCGAGACCCACGGCTTTTCCGTCGACGTGGTCGACATGAAGGATATTGCCGGTCCACATCACATTCATCCAAACGGCGAGATCGATCTGATCATGCCGCTCACCGAAGGCGCCACCTTCGACGGCCATCCGGCGGGCTGGTGCGTGTACGGCCCCGGTAGCGCGCATCGTCCGACCGTTGCGAACGGTGAGGCGCTGGTGCTGTATCTGCTGCCGCAAGGCGCCATCGAATTCACTCCTGCCTGA
- a CDS encoding helix-turn-helix transcriptional regulator has product MNQNYSPAPLDEPANNDASRAGRADSGAEREERDPFLTAMGERVRLLRARRGMTRKTLATETGLSERHLANLESGVGNASVLVLRQIATTLNCPLAEVIGDETTASAEWLLIRELLQGRDQAALQRARVALAEMFAQAPRDPHRKDRIALIGLRGAGKSTFGRMLAQERKVPFVELTRVIEQLAGCPPSEIHSLYGASAYRRYEHRALEAVIQEHERAVIASPGGLVSESGTFNALLSHCFTVWLQATPEEHMRRVVAQGDLRPMSGNKEAMDDLKRILAGRSELYGRADMTFDTSEKTLADAYLQLRDRLAARLAAETPDDARVR; this is encoded by the coding sequence ATGAACCAAAATTACTCTCCCGCACCGCTGGACGAGCCGGCCAATAACGACGCAAGCCGCGCGGGCCGGGCCGACAGCGGGGCCGAGCGCGAGGAACGCGATCCTTTTCTGACTGCGATGGGCGAACGGGTGCGCCTGCTGCGCGCGCGCCGCGGCATGACCCGCAAGACGCTGGCGACCGAAACCGGCCTGTCCGAGCGGCATCTGGCGAATCTGGAATCGGGCGTGGGCAATGCGTCGGTGCTGGTGCTGCGGCAGATCGCGACGACGCTGAACTGCCCGCTGGCCGAGGTGATCGGCGATGAAACCACCGCTTCCGCCGAATGGCTGCTGATTCGCGAACTGCTGCAAGGGCGCGACCAGGCGGCGTTGCAGCGCGCCCGCGTGGCGCTTGCCGAGATGTTCGCGCAAGCGCCGCGCGACCCGCATCGCAAGGACCGGATCGCGTTGATCGGCCTGCGTGGCGCGGGTAAATCCACCTTCGGCCGGATGCTGGCGCAGGAGCGCAAGGTGCCGTTTGTCGAGCTGACGCGCGTGATCGAGCAACTCGCGGGCTGTCCGCCGTCGGAGATTCATTCGCTTTATGGAGCGAGCGCTTACCGGCGCTACGAGCACCGCGCGCTCGAGGCGGTGATTCAGGAGCATGAGCGCGCCGTGATTGCGTCGCCGGGTGGGCTGGTGTCGGAGTCGGGCACCTTCAACGCGCTGCTGTCGCACTGCTTCACGGTGTGGCTGCAGGCCACGCCGGAAGAGCATATGCGCCGGGTGGTCGCGCAAGGCGATCTGCGGCCGATGTCGGGCAACAAGGAGGCGATGGACGACCTGAAGCGCATCCTGGCGGGGCGTAGCGAACTATATGGCCGCGCCGACATGACCTTCGACACCAGCGAGAAAACGCTTGCCGACGCCTATCTGCAACTGCGCGACCGGCTTGCCGCAAGGCTCGCGGCCGAAACGCCGGACGACGCGCGGGTGCGTTGA
- the boxC gene encoding 2,3-epoxybenzoyl-CoA dihydrolase yields MSTAETAVAPVDYRTDPSQYKHWQLTFNGPVATLGIDIAEDGGIRDGYKLKLNSYDLGVDIELHDAIQRIRFEHPEVKTVVLTSLKDRVFCSGANIFMLGLSTHAWKVNFCKFTNETRNGLEDSSRHSGLKFLAAVNGACAGGGYELALACDEIYLVDDRSSSVSLPEVPLLGVLPGTGGLTRVTDKRKVRHDRADIFCTVVEGIRGERAKEWRLVDEVVKPNQFDQAIQARALELAAQSDRPSDAQGVTLSRIERTNREDGLTYKTLDVTIDRAKRIATFTAKAPQAEQPSDADAIVAAGANWWPLQFARELDDAILSMRTNELEVGTWVFKTEGDARNVLAADATLMQHKDHWFVRETIGLLRRTLARIDVSSRSLFALIEPGSCFAGTFAELAFAADRTYMAALPANEDEEPAITLSEVNFGLYPMVTHQSRLARRFYEEAGPLDAVRSKIGQAIKPVEAERLGLVTASPDDIDWADEIRIALEERAAMSPDALTGLEANLRFNGPETMETRIFGRLTAWQNWIFNRPNAVGEKGALKVYGKGSKAQFDVSRV; encoded by the coding sequence ATGTCCACAGCAGAAACCGCCGTCGCGCCGGTCGATTACCGCACCGATCCCTCGCAGTACAAGCATTGGCAATTGACCTTCAACGGTCCCGTCGCGACGCTCGGCATCGATATCGCCGAGGACGGCGGGATTCGTGACGGCTACAAGCTGAAGCTGAATTCGTACGACCTCGGCGTCGATATCGAACTGCATGACGCGATACAACGCATCCGTTTCGAGCATCCGGAAGTCAAGACAGTAGTGCTGACGAGCCTGAAGGACCGCGTGTTCTGCTCGGGCGCCAACATTTTCATGCTGGGTTTGTCGACGCATGCGTGGAAGGTCAATTTCTGCAAGTTCACCAATGAAACGCGTAACGGTCTGGAAGACTCGTCGCGGCATTCTGGTCTGAAGTTTCTCGCTGCCGTGAACGGCGCGTGCGCCGGCGGCGGTTATGAACTCGCGCTGGCTTGCGACGAAATCTATCTGGTCGATGACCGCTCGTCGTCGGTGTCGTTGCCGGAAGTGCCTTTGCTTGGTGTGCTGCCGGGTACGGGCGGCCTGACGCGCGTTACGGATAAGCGCAAGGTGCGCCACGACCGTGCCGATATCTTCTGCACGGTGGTCGAAGGGATTCGCGGTGAACGCGCGAAGGAATGGCGTCTGGTGGATGAAGTCGTGAAGCCGAACCAGTTCGATCAGGCGATCCAGGCACGCGCGCTCGAACTCGCCGCGCAAAGCGATCGTCCGTCGGACGCGCAAGGCGTGACGCTCTCGCGTATCGAACGCACCAATCGCGAAGACGGCCTCACCTACAAAACGCTCGACGTCACGATCGATCGTGCTAAACGCATCGCGACGTTCACTGCCAAAGCGCCTCAAGCAGAACAACCCAGCGACGCCGACGCAATCGTCGCCGCAGGCGCGAACTGGTGGCCGCTGCAGTTTGCCCGCGAACTCGACGACGCGATCCTGTCGATGCGCACCAACGAGCTCGAGGTCGGCACGTGGGTCTTCAAGACCGAAGGCGATGCGCGCAACGTGCTCGCGGCGGACGCGACGCTGATGCAACACAAGGACCACTGGTTCGTGCGCGAGACGATCGGGCTGCTGCGCCGCACGCTGGCGCGCATCGACGTGTCGTCGCGCTCGCTGTTCGCGTTGATCGAGCCCGGCTCGTGCTTTGCCGGCACGTTCGCGGAACTCGCGTTCGCCGCTGACCGCACGTATATGGCCGCGCTGCCGGCCAATGAAGACGAAGAGCCGGCAATCACGCTGTCGGAAGTCAACTTCGGTCTCTATCCGATGGTTACGCATCAATCGCGTCTTGCACGCCGCTTCTATGAAGAAGCCGGGCCGCTCGACGCCGTGCGCTCGAAGATCGGTCAGGCGATCAAACCGGTCGAAGCAGAACGTCTGGGTCTCGTGACCGCGTCGCCCGACGACATCGACTGGGCCGACGAAATCCGCATCGCGCTTGAAGAACGCGCGGCGATGTCGCCGGATGCGTTGACCGGTCTCGAAGCGAATCTGCGCTTCAACGGTCCGGAAACGATGGAAACACGCATCTTCGGGCGGCTTACCGCATGGCAGAACTGGATCTTCAACCGGCCGAACGCAGTGGGCGAGAAGGGCGCGCTCAAGGTGTACGGCAAGGGCAGCAAGGCGCAATTCGACGTCTCGCGCGTTTGA
- the boxB gene encoding benzoyl-CoA 2,3-epoxidase subunit BoxB, protein MSTINYSEKIPNNVNLADDRALQRALEQWQPNFLSWWGDMGPEGSHGYDVYLRTAVSVDAGGWAHFDHVKMPDYRWGIFLTPGEQDRKIHFGEHKGEAAWQDVPGEHRANLRRIIVTQGDTEPASVEQQRHLGLTAPSMYDLRNLFQVNVEEGRHLWAMVYLLHRYFGRDGREEAEALLGRRSGDEDNPRILGAFNEKTPDWLAFYMFTYFTDRDGKFQLSALAESGFDPLARTTKFMLTEEAHHMFVGESGVSRVIQRTAQVMNELGTDDVARIRAAGVIDLPTIQRYLNFHYSVTIDLFGADHSSNAATFYSSGLKGRYEENKRDDDHQLNGQSYKLLDVQDGKLVEREVPMLNAMNEVLRDDYIKDSVAGVGRWNKVLEKAGIDFRMTVPHKAFNRQIGTFAGTRVSPDGRVVSETEWAANEAKWLATPEDRAYVASLMGRVTEPGKFANWIAPPAMGVNRQPIDFEYVRFN, encoded by the coding sequence ATGTCAACGATCAACTACAGCGAAAAGATTCCGAACAACGTCAATCTCGCCGATGACCGCGCGCTGCAACGCGCGCTCGAACAATGGCAGCCGAATTTTCTGTCGTGGTGGGGCGACATGGGCCCGGAGGGCTCCCACGGCTATGACGTGTATCTGCGCACCGCGGTGAGCGTCGATGCGGGCGGCTGGGCGCATTTCGATCATGTGAAGATGCCGGACTATCGCTGGGGCATTTTCCTCACGCCCGGCGAGCAGGACCGCAAGATTCACTTCGGCGAGCACAAGGGCGAAGCCGCGTGGCAGGACGTGCCCGGCGAGCATCGCGCGAATCTGCGCCGCATTATCGTCACGCAAGGCGACACGGAACCGGCCTCGGTCGAGCAGCAGCGGCACCTGGGCTTAACCGCGCCTTCGATGTACGACCTGCGCAACCTGTTCCAGGTGAACGTGGAAGAAGGGCGTCACCTGTGGGCGATGGTGTATCTGTTGCATCGATACTTCGGCCGTGACGGCCGTGAGGAAGCCGAAGCATTGCTCGGCCGCCGTTCGGGCGACGAAGACAATCCGCGAATTCTCGGCGCCTTCAATGAGAAAACGCCGGACTGGCTTGCGTTTTACATGTTCACGTACTTCACCGATCGCGACGGAAAATTCCAGTTGTCGGCGCTCGCCGAGTCGGGTTTCGATCCGCTCGCGCGTACGACGAAGTTCATGCTGACCGAAGAAGCGCATCATATGTTCGTCGGCGAATCGGGTGTGTCGCGCGTGATCCAGCGCACCGCGCAGGTGATGAACGAACTGGGCACGGATGACGTCGCCAGGATTCGCGCGGCGGGCGTGATCGATCTGCCGACCATCCAGCGCTATCTGAACTTCCATTACTCGGTGACGATCGACCTGTTCGGCGCCGATCATTCGTCTAATGCAGCCACGTTCTATAGCTCGGGTCTGAAGGGCCGCTATGAAGAGAACAAGCGCGACGACGATCATCAACTGAACGGCCAGAGCTACAAGCTGCTCGACGTGCAGGACGGCAAGCTGGTCGAGCGCGAAGTGCCCATGCTCAACGCCATGAACGAAGTGCTGCGCGACGATTACATCAAGGATTCGGTGGCGGGCGTCGGGCGCTGGAACAAGGTGCTCGAGAAAGCTGGTATCGACTTCCGCATGACGGTGCCGCATAAAGCGTTCAACCGGCAGATCGGCACGTTTGCGGGCACCCGTGTGTCGCCGGACGGCCGCGTGGTGAGCGAGACCGAATGGGCCGCCAACGAAGCGAAGTGGCTCGCGACACCGGAAGACCGCGCGTATGTCGCCTCGCTGATGGGCCGCGTCACGGAGCCGGGCAAGTTCGCGAACTGGATCGCACCGCCGGCGATGGGTGTGAATCGTCAGCCGATCGATTTCGAATACGTGCGCTTCAACTGA
- the boxA gene encoding benzoyl-CoA 2,3-epoxidase subunit BoxA, with the protein MNGPVSIEVLRQHLIDPEICIRCNTCEETCPVDAITHDENNYVVKADICNGCMACVPPCPTGAIDNWRTVLKADAYSIDEQFTWDVLPEQNTMAVPAADEAAAGASGDTTAEASGIEVDTVRGSVVPPWSAAKPYVNLYTHKDPTTATVVGNYRLTDGSTDSDIHHIVLDFGSMPFPVLEGQSIGILPPGSTADGRTHHARQYSIASPRDGERPGYNNVSLTVKRVTQEHGDATDGVCSNYLCDLKKGDVVKVIGPFGGTFLMPNHPNSHLLMICTGTGSAPMRAMTEYRRRRRLKGATGKLMLFFGARTKEELPYFGPLTNLPKDFIDTNLAFSRTVGQPRRYVQDAMRERAVDVAHMLKDDNTHIYVCGLKGMEDGVLQALREIGEQHQMDWEALWAKLKREGRLHLETY; encoded by the coding sequence ATGAACGGCCCAGTATCGATCGAAGTCCTCAGGCAGCATCTGATCGATCCGGAAATCTGCATTCGCTGCAATACCTGCGAAGAGACTTGCCCGGTCGATGCGATCACGCACGACGAGAACAACTATGTGGTCAAGGCGGATATCTGCAACGGCTGCATGGCGTGTGTGCCGCCGTGTCCGACCGGCGCGATCGACAACTGGCGCACCGTGTTGAAAGCCGACGCGTATTCCATCGACGAGCAGTTCACCTGGGACGTGTTGCCGGAACAGAACACGATGGCAGTACCCGCTGCCGATGAGGCGGCGGCCGGAGCATCAGGCGACACGACGGCGGAGGCGAGCGGCATCGAAGTCGATACCGTGCGCGGTTCGGTCGTGCCGCCGTGGTCCGCCGCGAAGCCGTATGTGAATCTCTACACGCATAAGGATCCGACCACGGCAACGGTGGTCGGCAACTACCGGCTCACCGACGGTTCGACCGATAGCGATATTCATCACATCGTGCTCGATTTCGGCTCGATGCCGTTTCCGGTGCTGGAAGGCCAGTCGATCGGCATTCTGCCGCCGGGCTCGACCGCCGACGGCCGCACGCATCATGCGCGGCAGTATTCGATTGCCAGCCCCCGCGACGGCGAGCGGCCCGGCTACAACAACGTCTCGCTGACCGTGAAGCGCGTGACCCAGGAGCATGGCGATGCGACCGATGGCGTGTGCTCGAACTATCTGTGCGATCTGAAGAAGGGCGACGTGGTCAAGGTGATCGGGCCGTTCGGCGGCACCTTCCTGATGCCGAATCATCCGAACTCGCATCTGTTGATGATTTGCACGGGCACCGGTTCGGCGCCGATGCGCGCGATGACCGAGTATCGCCGGCGGCGCCGTCTGAAAGGCGCGACCGGCAAACTGATGCTGTTCTTCGGCGCGCGCACGAAAGAAGAATTACCTTACTTCGGGCCGCTGACGAATCTGCCGAAGGACTTCATCGATACGAATCTGGCGTTTTCGCGCACGGTGGGGCAGCCCAGGCGGTATGTGCAGGACGCGATGCGCGAACGCGCGGTCGATGTCGCGCACATGCTCAAGGACGACAACACGCATATCTACGTGTGCGGATTAAAGGGCATGGAAGATGGCGTGTTGCAGGCGCTCAGGGAAATCGGCGAACAGCATCAGATGGATTGGGAAGCGCTGTGGGCGAAGCTGAAACGGGAGGGGCGGTTGCATCTGGAGACTTATTGA
- a CDS encoding TetR/AcrR family transcriptional regulator, with the protein MKRDAAHMPLRANMRDDDVAADITESDEINDETRTPLRRRKAHIRESNEAHLLACAEAVFAERGLDGTSTAMIAERAGLPKANLHYYFPTKLALYRRVLEDLFEDWYRAADTFECNDDPVVAIGGYVRAKMELSRRRPLGSKVWASEIIHGAEHMQDILTGRVKPWLDSRVTVIDNWIARGLLAPVDAQTLMYMIWATTQHYADFDAQIRALKGKRALSQKAFEATTEEVVQLVIRACGAVSPAQHEDGADPAR; encoded by the coding sequence ATGAAGCGCGACGCGGCACACATGCCGCTCAGGGCGAACATGAGAGACGACGACGTGGCTGCCGACATCACAGAAAGCGACGAAATAAACGATGAAACCCGCACACCTTTGCGGCGGCGCAAGGCGCACATTCGCGAGTCGAATGAAGCGCATTTATTGGCGTGCGCCGAGGCGGTTTTTGCGGAGCGCGGGCTGGACGGCACCAGCACCGCAATGATCGCGGAACGTGCAGGCTTACCGAAAGCTAACTTGCATTACTACTTCCCGACCAAGCTCGCGCTGTATCGGCGCGTGCTCGAAGATCTGTTCGAAGACTGGTATCGCGCCGCCGATACGTTCGAATGCAACGACGATCCGGTCGTCGCGATTGGCGGGTACGTGCGCGCAAAAATGGAATTGTCGCGCCGCCGGCCGCTCGGCTCGAAGGTGTGGGCGAGCGAGATCATCCACGGCGCGGAGCATATGCAGGACATCCTCACCGGGCGCGTGAAGCCGTGGCTCGACAGCCGGGTAACGGTGATCGACAACTGGATCGCGCGCGGCCTGCTGGCGCCCGTGGACGCGCAAACGCTGATGTACATGATCTGGGCGACCACCCAGCATTACGCCGACTTCGACGCGCAGATTCGCGCGCTCAAGGGCAAGCGCGCGTTGTCGCAGAAGGCGTTCGAGGCGACGACAGAGGAAGTCGTGCAGTTGGTGATTCGGGCGTGCGGGGCGGTGTCGCCGGCGCAGCATGAAGACGGCGCAGACCCGGCAAGATAA
- a CDS encoding Zn-dependent hydrolase: MTAVSEALKHSEPATSIKVDGKRLWDSLMTMAKIGATPKGGVCRLALTDLDKEGRDLIVSWAKEAGCTVSVDQMGNVFMRRAGRNPDALPVMTGSHADSQPTGGRFDGIYGVLGGLEVIRSLNDHGIETEHPVEVVIWTNEEGSRFAPAMVASGVFAGVFTLEYGLSRKDVDGKTIGEELKRIGYAGDLPCGGRPLHAAFELHIEQGPILEAEQKTIGVVTDAQGQRWYEITLTGQEAHAGPTPMPRRRDALLGAARVVDLVNRIGLDNAPFGCATVGMMQVYPNSRNVIPGRVFFTVDFRHPDDAVLAKMDAALREGVAAIASGIGLDTELEQIFYYAPVAFDEACVKSVRAAAERFGYSHRNMVSGAGHDACYLSQVAPTSMVFVPCIDGISHNEIEDATFEWIEAGANVLLHAMLGRACEPVS, translated from the coding sequence ATGACCGCAGTATCCGAAGCGCTGAAGCACTCAGAACCCGCTACATCGATCAAGGTCGATGGCAAGCGGCTGTGGGACAGCCTGATGACGATGGCGAAGATCGGCGCGACGCCGAAAGGCGGTGTCTGCCGCCTGGCGCTGACCGACCTCGACAAAGAAGGGCGCGACCTGATCGTCAGTTGGGCGAAGGAAGCGGGGTGCACTGTCTCAGTCGATCAGATGGGCAACGTGTTCATGCGCCGTGCCGGGCGCAACCCCGATGCGTTGCCGGTGATGACCGGCTCGCATGCGGATTCTCAGCCTACCGGCGGCCGTTTCGACGGCATTTACGGCGTGCTGGGCGGACTCGAAGTGATCCGCAGCCTGAACGACCACGGCATCGAGACCGAGCATCCGGTCGAAGTGGTGATCTGGACCAACGAGGAAGGCTCGCGCTTCGCGCCGGCGATGGTCGCCTCAGGCGTATTCGCTGGCGTCTTCACGCTGGAATACGGCCTCTCGCGCAAGGACGTGGACGGCAAGACGATCGGCGAGGAACTCAAGCGTATCGGCTATGCAGGCGATCTTCCGTGCGGTGGCCGCCCATTGCATGCGGCGTTCGAATTGCACATCGAACAAGGGCCGATTCTCGAAGCGGAGCAGAAAACCATTGGCGTCGTGACCGATGCGCAAGGTCAGCGCTGGTACGAAATCACCCTGACGGGACAGGAAGCGCACGCGGGTCCAACGCCGATGCCGCGTCGTCGCGACGCACTGCTCGGCGCCGCGCGCGTGGTCGATCTGGTCAATCGCATCGGTCTCGACAACGCGCCGTTCGGCTGCGCGACGGTCGGCATGATGCAGGTCTATCCGAACTCGCGCAACGTGATACCGGGGCGTGTGTTTTTCACCGTCGATTTCCGTCATCCGGACGATGCGGTGCTCGCGAAGATGGATGCCGCGTTGCGCGAAGGCGTGGCGGCCATTGCGAGCGGCATCGGTCTGGACACCGAGCTTGAGCAAATCTTTTACTACGCACCGGTCGCTTTCGATGAAGCCTGCGTGAAGTCTGTGCGCGCCGCGGCAGAACGCTTCGGCTATTCGCATCGCAACATGGTGTCCGGTGCGGGACACGACGCCTGTTATCTGTCGCAAGTCGCGCCGACCTCGATGGTGTTCGTGCCTTGCATCGACGGGATCAGTCACAACGAGATCGAGGACGCCACCTTCGAATGGATCGAGGCAGGCGCCAACGTGTTGCTGCACGCGATGCTGGGGCGTGCATGCGAGCCGGTTTCATAA